One window of the Salminus brasiliensis chromosome 1, fSalBra1.hap2, whole genome shotgun sequence genome contains the following:
- the cip2a gene encoding protein CIP2A yields MDVTTCLKSLLLAIRQYKNNRSTLSSSQLQKQIEDVSGLKCSRLLTSGQVLPSECLSSLLEVAGDPNTSHALTGAILSLLAQLASDDESKEALHSSYSIVGTLAAIVHWNRATPEEPVVLQCLQVLQRLSYNVRILHCASHIDELLSFLMLNIQSSNDDITKPCLGLMANLCRHNLSVQAQIKSQSNVKAFYRALINFLGHNCLTVVVFALSILSSLTLNEEVGQKLFNAKNIHQTFQLIFNITVNGDGTLTRNYAVDLLVDLLKNPKIADYLTNYKHLPVCLNEVVGLLHGKDSDTAVKVLELLVSLCSVPALRRLCCETVLRPVTLRLQPGVRSGVQARGPEPCLDLLQWATGPLQGPEQCSLLALSLLTELFEEVIDSSLSGSAHSFVELLLPALQSLLLAPEHSEGEQLLKRHCVRAGRTVDLLLVLCGEDFLKTLLSQHMSSELCASQVELMLSNTQDYISSNCSGADSQLSQMCSETVLKTLELMSQLKQHVSDMETSFYRILQDQRIVMPLSLALTSNHRERVQAALRILFEAAPLPDFPAVILGESIAANNAYRQREAELAVRGSAVQEDGGSFGKSFPRPSTGPNGLSGKNIDSLIEKLQSGMQLQEPMKDVHMSEIIDVYEQKISALASKEGRLQDLLEAKALALSQADRLIAQYRCQRAQAEAEARKLASLLKETERRKEELQAELSEQVLEVEKLKTDSQQLLQHNSRLQNVSDEHQNLKGTYNQLLSRYNKNEGMLKELQAAHISLTQQAEGLRKSNEGLKLQQERLSAELVQKEQQIAALEETMQEKRSAIAGLQAEMRRQEEQASEMEESMNILRKELNKTEQARKEASIKASSLELQKNQVEAKLQKKEEELSKHTQMIAMIHSLSSGKLKSDASANLSL; encoded by the exons ATGGACGTGACTACGTGTCTGAAGTCTCTGCTTCTGGCGATTCGGCAGTACAAAAACAACAGAAGCACTCTGAGCTCCTCACAGCTGCAGAAGCAGATTGAA GATGTGTCAGGCCTGAAGTGCTCCAGACTCTTAACCTCGGGCCAGGTGCTTCCCAGCGAGTGTTTGAGTAGCCTGTTGGAAGTAGCCGGAGATCCAAACACCAGCCATGCCCTCACTGGGGCCATCCTTTCTCTGCTGGCTCAACTTG CGTCTGATGATGAAAGCAAAGAAGCCCTTCACAGCAGTTACAGCATTGTTGGCACGCTGGCTGCCATTGTCCATTGGAACAGAGCCACCCCAGAGGAGCCTGTTGTATTGCag TGTCTTCAAGTCTTACAGCGACTTTCCTACAATGTGAGGATACTACATTGTGCCTCTCATATAGATGAACTCCTCAGCTTCCTCATGCTTAATAT CCAGTCTAGTAATGATGACATTACAAAGCCCTGCTTGGGCCTGATGGCCAATCTGTGTCGACACAACCTGTCTGTGCAGGCTCAGATCAAGTCTCAG AGCAATGTTAAGGCTTTCTACAGGGCCTTAATTAATTTCCTTGGTCATAACTGTTTGACAGTGGTAGTCTTTGCATTGTCTATTCTATCCAGTCTAACTCTGAATGAGGAAGTGGGACAGAAG CTGTTCAATGCAAAGAACATCCACCAAACTTTCCAGCTCATATTTAACATCACAGTCAATGGTGATGGCACCCTCACAAGAAATTATGCTGTTGATTTACTGGTGGATCTCCTCAAAAACCCCAAGATCGCAGACTACCTCACCAA CTATAAACACCTTCCCGTCTGCCTGAACGAGGTGGTCGGCCTGCTCCATGGGAAAGACTCTGATACTGCAGTTAAG GTGCTGGAGCTACTTGTATCTCTGTGCTCAGTTCCAGCCCTGCGCAGGCTCTGCTGTGAAACAGTGCTCCGGCCTGTGACCCTTCGACTGCAGCCTGGGGTCAGGAGCGGTGTCCAGGCTAGAGGGCCAGAGCCATGTCTGGACCTTCTCCAGTGGGCCACGGGGCCTCTGCAAGGACCAGAGCAGTGCTCTCTGctggctctctctctgctcactgagctgtttgag GAGGTGATTGATTCTTCACTCTCTGGTTCAGCTCACTCGTTTGTGGAGCTCCTTCTTCCAGCACTGCAGAGCTTACTGCTGGCTCCTGAGCACAGTGAAGGAGAGCAGCTGCTGAAGAGGCACTGTGTAAGGGCAGGACGCACCGTGGATCTTCTGCTGG TCCTGTGTGGAGAAGATTTCTTGAAAACCCTGCTGTCGCAGCACATGAGCTCTGAGCTGTGTGCATCACAGGTGGAGCTAATGCTCTCCAACACGCAGGACTACATCAGCTCCAACTGCTCTGGCGCCGACTCCCAGCTCAG CCAGATGTGCTCTGAGACTGTACTGAAGACTTTGGAGCTGATGAGCCAGCTAAAGCAGCATGTGTCTGACATGGAGACAAGCTTTTACCGGATTCTGCAG GACCAGCGTATAGTGATGCCCCTCTCTCTGGCCCTAACATCTAACCACAGAGAGCGTGTGCAGGCTGCCCTGCGCATACTGTTTGAGGCAGCACCACTACCCGATTTCCCTGCTGTCAT TCTAGGAGAAAGTATTGCTGCTAATAATGCATACCGACAGAGGGAAGCTGAACTGGCGGTCAGAGGCAGCGCTGTCCAGGAAGATGGAGGTTCATTTGGGAAGAGTTTTCCTCGACCCTCCACAGGCCCTAACGGCCTATCTGGCAAGAACATTGACAGCCTAATTGAGAAGCTCCAGAGTGGCATGCAG TTACAGGAGCCAATGAAAGACGTGCACATGTCTGAGATCATTGATGTCTATGAACAGAAAATCTCTGCCTTGGCG TCTAAGGAGGGCCGTCTGCAGGACCTGTTGGAGGCCAAAGCTCTGGCTCTGTCTCAGGCGGACCGGCTCATCGCCCAGTACCGCTGCCAGAGAGCACAAGCAGAAGCTGAG GCACGAAAATTGGCTTCTCTGCTGAAAGAGACTGAGAGAAGGAAGGAGGAGTTGCAGGCTGAGCTCAGTGAGCAGGTGCTGGAGGTGGAGAAGCTGAAGACCGACAGCCAGCAGCTCCTGCAGCACAACAGCCGACTGCAGAATGTGTCTGATGAACACCAGAACCTAAAGGGCACCTACAATCAACTCCTTAGCAG GTACAACAAGAATGAGGGTATGCTGAAGGAGCTCCAGGCTGCCCACATCTCTCTTACGCAGCAGGCCGAGGGCTTGAGGAAGAGTAATGAGGGCCTGAAACTGCAGCAGGAGAG GCTCTCTGCAGAGCTGGTGCAGAAGGAGCAGCAGATCGCAGCCCTGGAAGAAACCATGCAAGAGAAACGTAGCGCCATAGCTG GTTTGCAGGCTGAAATGAGGAGGCAGGAGGAGCAGGCTAGCGAGATGGAGGAGAGCATGAACATTCTGAGGAAGGAGCTCAACAAGACTGAGCAGGCCAGAAAGGAGGCCAGCATTAAG GCTTCATCTCTGGAGCTGCAGAAAAATCAGGTAGAAGCCAAGCtgcagaagaaggaggaggagctgagcaaacacacacagatgattGCCATGATCCACAGTCTCAGCAGCGGCAAGCTCAAGAGCGACGCATCAGCCAACCTTTCACTGTGA
- the hhla2b.2 gene encoding HERV-H LTR-associating protein 2: MNINQMIRTIILLWLPALTVGTKTVTCLFSKECMLPCQSVYHNVIHWNKDEKNLLSFFEGKMQLGNQDEDYKGRADLFSDQIPKGNISMILGGIRIQDEGKYKCYTAIKSDNQESFVYINVKAPIKSVDMKTTDKGITCTTSEVYPRPKISWNVKNSVQGDAFPDSRGLFSLNSTLSIQSVQNNFTYTCIITSEDGTQTYTASLKLVSGQTEIDSGEDATIYCPDPQGETENVSLILTFNGFSKVLSYNKQTSQPINTKWMDTEAQITPEGNIKLHKLDSEKYTGNYTCERSTAHSRQVIQTSVQVKPAGVPAGVIAIIVIGIGAVIGALIFIILYKKKTCPFHGGNSTGVSISCLISKLRDQTL, translated from the exons ATGAACATAAACCAGATGATTAGGACTATAATATTGCTGTGGTTGCCGGCACTGACCGTGGGAACAA AAACGGTCACCTGTCTCTTTTCTAAAGAGTGTATGCTTCCCTGCCAGTCAGTTTACCATAATGTCATCCACTGGAACAAGGATGAGAAGAACTTACTTTCGTTCTTCGAAGGTAAAATGCAGCTGGGAAACCAGGATGAAGACTATAAAGGAAGGGCAGATCTGTTCTCTGATCAGATCCCTAAGGGAAATATATCTATGATCCTGGGTGGGATCAGGATCCAAGATGAGGGGAAATACAAGTGCTACACTGCCATCAAGTCAGACAACCAGGAAAGTTTTGTCTACATAAATGTTAAGG CCCCGATTAAATCAGTGGACATGAAAACGACAGATAAAGGGATTACCTGCACAACAAGTGAAGTTTACCCAAGACCAAAAATCTCTTGGAACGTTAAAAATAGCGTTCAAGGGGATGCCTTTCCAGACAGCCGGGGTCTGTTCTCACTGAACAGCACTCTCTCAATTCAGTCAGTCCAGAACAACTTCACATACACCTGCATCATCACCTCTGAAGATGGGACCCAGACATACACTGCCAGCTTGAAGCTAG TTTCAGGCCAAACTGAAATTGATTCAGGAGAGGATGCAACAATTTATTGTCCAGACCCTCAGGGAGAGACTGAAAACGTCAGCCTCATCTTGACATTTAATGGCTTCTCAAAAGTTCTGAGCTACAACAAACAAACCTCACAACCAATCAACACTAAATGGATGGATACAGAGGCCCAAATAACACCTGAAGGAAACATCAAACTGCACAAACTGGACAGTGAGAAATACACAGGAAACTACACCTGTGAGAGGTCGACTGCCCATTCCAGACAGGTTATACAGACCTCAGTGCAAGTCAAACCAG CAGGTGTACCCGCCGGTGTCATCGCTATCATTGTCATCGGTATTGGTGCTGTCATTGGTGCTCTCATTTTCATCATCctctataaaaaaaagacatgccCATTCCATG GAGGAAACAGCACAGGAG TGAGCATCAGCTGCTTGATATCCAAACTGAGAGACCAAACATTGTGA